Proteins co-encoded in one Cytobacillus sp. NJ13 genomic window:
- a CDS encoding methyltransferase domain-containing protein, with translation MTHNYFQLKDRVAGCNLLNIDQNLIGHKDISSFTLSFVSNIKEKNILVIGFGCENLCSQMFTAGLENYQIIDLKQDDFRDENNHFTDSIINMELNKKIDKYGQFFDVIIMNEVIEYIPIFKMELVLEELKQILKPGGHIVLSISNCNNPYEDGHGFLSFNSSGIHGNKETVDIDTLLKTCLKHNFICSKADKRFFGFVRRSDIKHFAPPKKNNYLDKYIPSLSKDKRHAKPDKETGRLMIGCVTENNAKYQRQTLNLVKSIRWFGGKMAGADIFVCIVDEADDEFVLELKKWGAFVRIVKRFSEHHPQSNKLRFFELPEIDFYDTIMFLDCDTIIVQDPLKYIDGKSFQAEMAAGATVPHELFKEIFYHYQLKVPERTYKTALSRISTIWYCNAGVLIFPKSILQTFFPVWREYTEDLIKNKHLLKDYFKFCEQASLTLSFVKNPVPFKKLPMKMNFPLVGRYAPEIQQCDPVIIHYHHRSEDSGFILEVTKSHYAQKRIKEFNQMLKKYGN, from the coding sequence ATGACACACAATTACTTTCAACTAAAGGATCGTGTTGCTGGCTGTAACCTATTAAATATTGATCAAAACCTTATAGGCCATAAAGATATATCCAGTTTCACACTTTCCTTTGTCAGTAATATAAAAGAAAAAAACATATTGGTGATTGGCTTCGGCTGTGAAAATCTCTGTTCACAGATGTTCACAGCTGGACTTGAAAATTACCAAATAATTGATTTAAAACAAGATGATTTTAGGGATGAAAATAATCACTTTACTGACTCCATAATAAATATGGAATTGAATAAAAAAATCGATAAATACGGTCAATTCTTCGATGTAATTATCATGAATGAAGTGATTGAGTATATTCCAATTTTCAAAATGGAACTGGTTTTGGAAGAATTAAAGCAAATTCTTAAGCCTGGCGGACATATTGTTTTAAGTATTTCTAACTGCAATAATCCATATGAAGATGGTCATGGATTTTTGAGTTTCAATTCATCAGGCATTCATGGTAATAAAGAAACTGTTGACATTGATACCTTATTAAAAACTTGTTTAAAACATAATTTCATCTGTTCTAAGGCTGATAAGAGGTTCTTTGGATTTGTTCGCAGAAGTGATATTAAGCATTTTGCTCCCCCAAAAAAGAATAATTATTTAGACAAATACATTCCATCCCTATCTAAAGACAAGCGCCATGCCAAACCTGATAAAGAAACTGGACGATTAATGATTGGATGTGTGACAGAAAACAATGCAAAGTATCAGCGGCAAACTTTAAATCTGGTAAAATCGATTCGCTGGTTTGGAGGGAAAATGGCTGGGGCAGATATATTTGTTTGCATCGTTGATGAAGCAGATGATGAATTTGTATTGGAGCTTAAAAAATGGGGAGCTTTTGTACGTATAGTAAAACGGTTCAGTGAACATCATCCGCAATCCAATAAACTTAGATTTTTTGAATTACCAGAAATTGACTTTTATGATACAATTATGTTTTTGGACTGTGACACAATTATTGTTCAAGACCCATTAAAATATATTGATGGAAAAAGCTTTCAGGCGGAAATGGCAGCAGGAGCAACTGTACCGCACGAATTATTTAAAGAAATTTTTTATCATTACCAATTAAAAGTGCCAGAACGAACATATAAGACAGCTTTATCAAGAATATCCACTATATGGTATTGCAATGCAGGTGTATTGATATTTCCGAAATCTATCCTCCAAACATTTTTCCCTGTATGGAGGGAGTACACTGAAGATCTTATAAAAAATAAGCACTTGCTAAAAGACTACTTTAAGTTCTGTGAACAAGCTTCATTGACATTGTCCTTTGTCAAAAACCCCGTTCCATTTAAGAAACTGCCGATGAAAATGAATTTTCCCCTGGTGGGCAGATATGCGCCGGAAATTCAACAATGCGACCCCGTCATTATTCATTATCATCATCGTTCTGAAGACTCGGGCTTTATTCTTGAGGTTACGAAAAGTCATTATGCACAAAAGAGAATTAAGGAATTCAACCAAATGTTAAAAAAATATGGCAATTAA
- the galU gene encoding UTP--glucose-1-phosphate uridylyltransferase GalU encodes MKVRKAVIPAAGLGTRLLPLTKALPKEMLPIIDKPTIQYIIEEAVEAGINDIIIVTGKEKKAIEDHFDSSFLLEQTLNKKGKLEELQEIKKISQLANIHYIRQSEPNGLGHAIWCARKFVGNEPFAVLLGDTLVEEKKSCLKDMMGVFESCHNSIIGIKHVEEADVHKYGIVDVEKGKGPVYNILSLIEKPAREHAPSDLAIFGRYILTPKIFELLDKQEPGVGNEIQLTDAISALLNYESVYAHVFNGKSYDIGDKLGYLKTVIEFALQREDLEKEVLHFLADIVRKNSLLS; translated from the coding sequence GTGAAAGTAAGAAAGGCGGTTATTCCCGCAGCTGGCCTTGGAACTAGACTGCTGCCATTAACGAAGGCCTTGCCTAAAGAAATGCTGCCTATAATTGATAAACCAACAATTCAGTATATTATTGAAGAAGCAGTTGAGGCAGGAATAAATGACATCATAATTGTAACAGGGAAAGAGAAAAAAGCGATTGAGGATCATTTTGATTCTTCTTTTTTATTAGAACAAACATTAAATAAAAAAGGAAAGCTAGAGGAACTGCAGGAAATAAAAAAGATTTCACAGTTAGCCAATATTCATTATATCCGACAAAGTGAGCCTAATGGATTAGGACATGCAATTTGGTGTGCAAGAAAGTTTGTTGGAAACGAACCTTTTGCTGTTTTACTGGGAGATACTCTTGTGGAAGAAAAAAAGTCCTGTCTTAAGGATATGATGGGGGTTTTTGAAAGCTGCCATAATTCAATAATAGGAATTAAGCATGTTGAAGAAGCAGACGTGCATAAGTACGGTATTGTGGACGTAGAAAAGGGGAAAGGACCAGTTTATAATATTCTCAGTTTAATTGAAAAGCCTGCCAGAGAACATGCACCATCCGATTTGGCTATTTTTGGAAGGTATATTCTTACTCCCAAGATTTTTGAGCTGCTAGATAAGCAAGAACCTGGGGTTGGAAATGAAATCCAGCTAACTGATGCAATTTCTGCTCTTCTTAATTATGAATCAGTCTATGCTCATGTATTTAATGGCAAGAGTTATGATATTGGCGATAAACTTGGATACCTGAAAACTGTAATTGAATTTGCATTACAACGTGAAGATCTTGAAAAGGAAGTTCTCCATTTTCTAGCTGATATTGTCAGGAAGAATAGCTTGCTCTCATAA
- a CDS encoding sulfotransferase family protein, protein MGKKSSLFLVLCLHRSGSSATAGVMHLLGIHMGTKLLTASPFNPKGHFENMDFVAINQEILQAAKASWNNPPSNKIIGASNFTISKIQSFIADNVKPVWGLKDPRILLTFEVWKPLLEEVADITYVFIHRPFEASVRSMANRDRKGIVNASQILTPYLINLYHYRHTYGIPSENIIDVYFEDMLTNPKPLVKKFNEKIGNSPGYNLKEVENFLDKTLKKF, encoded by the coding sequence ATGGGGAAAAAAAGCAGTCTTTTTCTGGTTTTATGCCTTCACCGTTCTGGCTCTAGTGCAACTGCTGGGGTGATGCACTTATTAGGAATTCACATGGGAACTAAGCTCCTAACAGCCTCCCCTTTTAACCCCAAGGGCCATTTTGAAAATATGGACTTTGTAGCAATCAATCAGGAAATCCTTCAAGCTGCCAAAGCTTCATGGAATAATCCGCCCAGCAATAAAATAATCGGAGCTTCAAACTTCACAATATCTAAAATACAGAGCTTTATTGCTGATAACGTAAAACCTGTTTGGGGATTAAAAGATCCCAGGATATTATTAACTTTTGAAGTTTGGAAGCCATTGTTAGAAGAAGTGGCAGACATTACTTATGTTTTTATTCATCGGCCATTTGAAGCTTCTGTCCGTTCAATGGCAAATCGGGATCGTAAGGGAATTGTAAATGCATCACAAATATTAACACCATATTTGATAAATCTCTATCATTATCGTCATACCTATGGCATTCCATCTGAAAACATCATTGATGTTTATTTTGAGGATATGCTGACTAATCCGAAGCCGCTTGTTAAAAAGTTTAATGAAAAAATCGGAAATTCACCCGGTTACAACCTTAAGGAAGTTGAGAATTTTTTAGACAAAACCTTAAAAAAATTCTAA
- a CDS encoding glycosyltransferase — MRILFITSGYKGIYDWFESWIQAELIKEHKVSFYYFNQGVKELESILQTFKPDLALTLVGYKMTKMMLEILKQYGIKTSIWLTEDPYNIDRSIGLMNDFDYLFTIDTAALEFYEKKGHSRAYHLPLAANPDVFYPKKVPEEFKSDICFVGYPYPDRIHLLEFILEKTSYKVRVVGNWSRYLRSYRKYSNLNIDEGWVEPQIAADYYNGAKIVLNSHRPSNLRQNKNKLGITGKSINNRTFDVAACSAFQLIEFREDLPKHFIENKEIIAFRNMQELIEKVHYYMKADKERDAIANKARSRVLQEHTFQHRIEQMLSLIGKP, encoded by the coding sequence ATGAGAATCCTTTTTATAACTTCAGGATATAAAGGAATTTATGATTGGTTTGAATCATGGATACAAGCTGAATTAATTAAAGAGCATAAAGTGTCTTTTTATTATTTTAATCAGGGTGTAAAAGAACTGGAATCGATTTTACAGACATTTAAACCTGATCTTGCTTTAACACTAGTTGGGTACAAAATGACAAAAATGATGTTGGAAATCCTCAAACAATATGGGATTAAAACTTCGATTTGGCTGACAGAAGATCCCTATAATATCGATCGCTCCATTGGCCTTATGAACGATTTTGATTATTTATTTACTATCGACACGGCAGCGCTTGAGTTTTATGAAAAAAAGGGTCATAGCAGAGCTTACCATTTACCGCTGGCTGCAAACCCTGATGTTTTTTATCCCAAAAAGGTTCCAGAAGAATTCAAAAGTGATATTTGCTTTGTTGGTTACCCATATCCTGATCGTATACATCTGCTGGAATTCATACTTGAAAAAACATCTTACAAAGTTCGTGTGGTTGGAAATTGGAGCCGTTATTTACGGAGTTATCGGAAATATAGTAACTTAAACATAGATGAAGGATGGGTAGAGCCTCAAATAGCAGCAGACTATTATAATGGGGCAAAAATAGTGCTTAATTCTCATCGCCCCTCAAATTTGCGGCAAAATAAAAACAAGCTGGGTATTACAGGAAAAAGCATTAATAATCGTACATTTGATGTGGCAGCTTGTTCAGCATTTCAGCTTATAGAGTTTAGAGAAGATTTACCCAAACATTTTATTGAAAATAAAGAAATAATTGCTTTTAGAAATATGCAAGAACTTATTGAGAAAGTTCATTATTATATGAAAGCTGACAAAGAACGAGACGCTATCGCTAATAAAGCCAGAAGCCGAGTATTACAAGAACACACCTTTCAGCACCGTATAGAGCAAATGCTTTCACTAATTGGCAAACCATAA
- a CDS encoding DUF3794 domain-containing protein, producing MSDKHKDHKNHECQVKTTHCNCESHENHHPQVSIGKIVAKVPVVLAELTLQINVDAVITFPEPVLEIKDIKKHVKLTQCRLLLPTNKLFIKGFVRKNIQYASPSPEIEPSTSKSVSSDIHSFTTDIPFQCTTEIKKFLTCPVMPKTNKRNEFDFLVSQPLPSGFPEKDELQSNDLSQFHQESKQFYNELPFCELISSKIIEWDEAIDREPLPTSSPLGEGFFTKVEEKMVLDIDLKVLQKQQIRVASTTNDDCCDCCD from the coding sequence ATGTCAGATAAACATAAAGATCATAAAAACCATGAATGCCAAGTAAAAACTACTCATTGTAATTGTGAAAGTCATGAAAACCACCATCCGCAAGTATCTATTGGAAAAATAGTTGCAAAGGTTCCAGTTGTCCTAGCTGAACTTACACTTCAAATAAATGTGGATGCGGTTATTACCTTCCCAGAACCAGTGCTGGAAATTAAAGATATCAAAAAACATGTAAAGTTAACTCAATGCAGATTGCTGCTCCCTACAAACAAGTTATTTATAAAAGGTTTTGTAAGGAAAAATATTCAATATGCAAGTCCGAGTCCGGAGATTGAACCAAGCACTTCGAAATCTGTTTCTTCCGATATTCATTCTTTCACGACAGATATTCCATTTCAGTGCACAACAGAGATTAAGAAGTTTCTAACCTGTCCTGTTATGCCTAAGACAAATAAACGCAATGAATTTGATTTCCTGGTTTCACAGCCTCTTCCATCAGGCTTCCCGGAAAAAGATGAATTGCAGTCAAATGATCTTTCCCAATTCCACCAGGAAAGCAAGCAATTTTATAATGAATTGCCTTTCTGTGAGTTAATTTCGAGTAAGATTATTGAATGGGATGAAGCAATTGATCGGGAGCCGCTGCCAACCTCATCTCCACTTGGAGAGGGATTTTTTACAAAAGTAGAAGAAAAAATGGTTCTTGATATTGACCTTAAAGTACTCCAAAAACAACAGATACGTGTAGCTTCAACAACCAATGATGATTGCTGCGACTGCTGTGATTAA
- a CDS encoding DUF3794 domain-containing protein — MDKNKNCIDLNVSASVEQCESVSTGGPPTTPAGRRIIRVPVVLAERLVSTSLVANIHFPEPVLEIKDIKKTLKIVQCRLLLPSIPAGSPNLFPQRDLNLFLKGFVRKNIQFATPCPNTSSSCVSSEIRSLTVDVPFECVTRIPAADFVSPFTPPQLPIQNTREEFDFFRAQELGKGFPEKDEFLSNDLSQFHQVSTQFFNQLPFCELISSRITEWDEAIDREPLPGSGPLKEGTFTTIVEKMFLEFTVKVLQNQQVRVMVD, encoded by the coding sequence ATGGATAAGAATAAAAATTGTATTGATTTAAATGTTTCTGCTTCTGTAGAACAATGTGAAAGTGTTTCTACCGGGGGACCGCCAACTACACCTGCAGGACGCAGAATTATAAGAGTACCAGTCGTTTTGGCTGAAAGATTGGTAAGTACCAGCCTCGTAGCGAATATTCATTTTCCAGAACCTGTGCTGGAAATTAAGGATATTAAAAAGACGTTAAAGATCGTTCAATGCCGCCTTCTGCTGCCATCAATCCCAGCTGGTTCACCGAATCTGTTCCCGCAGCGTGATCTAAATCTATTCCTAAAAGGATTTGTACGCAAAAATATACAATTTGCAACTCCATGTCCAAACACTTCCAGCTCCTGCGTTTCATCAGAAATTAGATCTTTAACAGTTGATGTGCCTTTTGAATGTGTGACCAGGATTCCAGCAGCAGATTTTGTCTCACCATTCACACCGCCTCAGCTGCCAATCCAAAACACACGAGAAGAATTTGATTTCTTTAGAGCTCAAGAATTAGGCAAGGGATTCCCTGAAAAAGACGAATTTCTTTCAAATGATTTATCCCAATTTCATCAAGTAAGTACGCAATTTTTCAATCAGCTTCCTTTCTGCGAATTAATTTCAAGCAGAATCACTGAATGGGATGAAGCAATTGACAGAGAACCCCTACCTGGCTCTGGACCATTAAAAGAAGGCACATTTACAACTATAGTGGAAAAGATGTTCTTAGAGTTTACTGTTAAGGTTCTGCAAAATCAGCAGGTCCGAGTGATGGTTGATTAA
- a CDS encoding ParM/StbA family protein codes for MENQNFLAVDIGNSWYKALASDNGILSEYQLPNAIALFDEEFYEKPYDDEDIMLEENLIVEVKSTAVIDKREIFYIGKGAARQRDVSLTAFNNQKADEDRTYLLLFGLAAYHALLQFPEETEIQYTIDQLAVSLPTTQYKERKTRLKDKLAGTHTVIFHKVPGVLEPKELEVKLEIKDIIVGAEGACAYLALTRDHETLEVKNEELVKESIKGIIIGDLGGDSVDFVGIKNNRPVASVEGEPFGINQFIDNIIQRVSKKEMFRFDSRAELEEKLAAGQSEWYVEPFAGVRKDISKYIIPQLKSMAIKYLEHFDRVRSSTTEIKGAVRYIAVGGAAKLARKQIQEAAVRWNERGRPIELMFPQDMEKLNVQGLMILAKMNQLKKVQENHAISTKG; via the coding sequence ATGGAAAATCAAAATTTTCTTGCTGTAGATATTGGAAACAGCTGGTATAAAGCTTTAGCATCAGACAATGGAATTCTTTCAGAATATCAGCTGCCAAATGCTATTGCTCTGTTTGATGAAGAATTTTACGAAAAGCCATATGATGATGAGGATATCATGCTGGAAGAGAACCTTATTGTCGAAGTCAAAAGCACGGCTGTGATTGATAAAAGAGAAATTTTCTATATTGGCAAAGGAGCTGCCAGACAAAGAGATGTTAGTTTAACTGCATTTAACAACCAAAAAGCCGATGAAGACAGAACCTATTTGCTGTTGTTTGGTTTGGCAGCCTATCATGCATTGCTTCAGTTTCCTGAAGAAACAGAAATACAGTACACTATTGACCAATTAGCTGTATCACTTCCAACAACTCAGTATAAAGAAAGAAAAACACGATTAAAAGATAAGCTGGCAGGTACCCATACAGTCATTTTTCATAAAGTGCCCGGAGTGTTAGAACCTAAAGAATTAGAAGTTAAATTAGAAATTAAAGATATCATTGTTGGGGCTGAAGGAGCCTGTGCATACCTGGCGTTAACAAGAGATCATGAGACTCTCGAAGTAAAGAATGAAGAACTGGTTAAAGAATCAATTAAAGGAATCATAATTGGGGATCTCGGTGGAGACTCTGTGGATTTTGTGGGAATTAAAAATAATAGGCCTGTTGCATCTGTAGAGGGAGAACCATTCGGGATCAACCAATTTATTGATAATATTATCCAAAGAGTAAGCAAAAAGGAAATGTTCCGATTTGATTCAAGAGCTGAATTGGAGGAAAAATTGGCTGCGGGACAATCAGAATGGTATGTTGAACCATTTGCTGGTGTAAGAAAGGATATTAGCAAATATATTATCCCTCAGTTAAAATCAATGGCTATTAAATATCTTGAGCATTTTGATCGTGTGAGAAGCAGTACAACTGAAATCAAAGGAGCCGTCCGCTATATTGCAGTAGGTGGAGCAGCGAAATTGGCACGGAAGCAAATCCAGGAAGCAGCAGTAAGGTGGAATGAAAGGGGCCGGCCAATTGAGCTAATGTTCCCGCAAGACATGGAAAAGTTAAATGTTCAGGGTTTAATGATTTTAGCTAAAATGAATCAGTTAAAGAAAGTACAAGAAAATCACGCAATTTCCACTAAAGGTTAG
- a CDS encoding CotY/CotZ family spore coat protein has protein sequence MFKYSHQEDKDESSCCHDDDKHRDCMEEESSDDCHDKEKKEKDKGKKDDKDDKDDKDKKDHHKHPTHHKVCVREVLAAILNAQKKAKRDDECKTSCNESIKELLGDSKKPKKNAIPFILYNEEAEPFKASGVTIFSHSKQKKFACIESFIFKIKDLDGKCAVLELLTFKHGKCSKDPFKKSICSPCNQIDCEDVSDLMGTGICINVDLSCFCAVTCLPAVRL, from the coding sequence ATGTTTAAGTATAGTCATCAGGAAGATAAAGATGAAAGCAGCTGCTGCCATGACGACGATAAACATAGGGACTGCATGGAAGAAGAAAGCAGTGACGACTGCCATGATAAGGAGAAAAAAGAGAAGGATAAGGGTAAAAAAGATGATAAAGATGATAAAGATGATAAAGATAAAAAAGATCATCACAAACACCCTACACATCATAAAGTATGCGTAAGGGAAGTCTTAGCAGCCATTCTTAACGCTCAGAAAAAAGCGAAGCGTGATGATGAGTGTAAAACATCTTGCAATGAATCTATAAAAGAGCTTTTGGGAGATTCTAAAAAGCCAAAGAAAAATGCAATTCCTTTCATTCTTTATAATGAAGAAGCTGAACCTTTTAAAGCTAGTGGTGTAACCATCTTCAGCCATTCTAAGCAAAAGAAGTTTGCATGTATCGAATCTTTTATTTTCAAAATCAAAGATCTCGATGGTAAATGTGCCGTACTTGAATTATTAACCTTTAAACACGGAAAATGTTCAAAAGATCCATTCAAAAAGAGTATTTGTTCACCATGCAATCAAATTGACTGCGAGGATGTCTCAGATCTAATGGGGACTGGTATCTGTATTAATGTTGATCTTTCCTGTTTCTGTGCTGTTACGTGCTTGCCTGCTGTGCGTTTATAG
- a CDS encoding hemolysin III family protein: MNSYIREPINGLTHLAGAILSFAGLLAMVIKASLTTSSPLAITAVAIFGISLMLLYSASATYHMVIAKDKVIAFLRKLDHSMIYVLIAGSYTPFCLITLNGVTGWVLFSIVSAVALSGILFKMIWFSCPRWLSTALYIAMGWIIVFAFSPLSESLSYPGVMLLLLGGILYTIGGVIYAIKPKFLEFKHLGFHEIFHIFIMMGSMAHFLCVFMFVL; this comes from the coding sequence ATGAATTCATACATCCGGGAGCCCATTAATGGACTGACCCATTTGGCAGGGGCCATTTTATCCTTTGCCGGATTGCTTGCCATGGTTATCAAAGCCTCACTGACAACATCGTCACCGCTTGCCATTACTGCTGTTGCCATTTTTGGAATCAGTTTGATGCTGCTCTATTCAGCATCAGCAACCTACCATATGGTGATAGCCAAAGATAAAGTCATTGCCTTTTTAAGAAAGCTTGATCATTCCATGATTTATGTATTGATTGCAGGTTCCTATACACCTTTTTGCCTTATTACCTTAAATGGTGTGACCGGCTGGGTTCTGTTTTCCATTGTTTCTGCTGTTGCTTTATCAGGGATTCTGTTTAAAATGATCTGGTTCAGCTGCCCCCGCTGGCTATCAACAGCCTTATACATTGCAATGGGATGGATTATTGTCTTTGCTTTTTCGCCTCTTTCTGAGTCTTTAAGCTATCCTGGAGTAATGCTTCTTTTGCTTGGAGGCATCCTATACACGATCGGCGGAGTGATTTATGCAATTAAACCAAAATTCCTGGAGTTCAAACATTTGGGTTTTCATGAGATTTTTCATATTTTCATTATGATGGGAAGCATGGCACATTTTCTTTGTGTGTTTATGTTTGTACTTTAG
- a CDS encoding DUF1836 domain-containing protein — translation MEMEKLIADNQIQLEDIPQIDLYMDQVIQLFENTFGSTTRNEEEKVLTKTMINNYAKGKLFFPVKNKKYSKEHLILIAFIYQLKGALSINDIKSLLNGVNTQTAEGKMDLDHFYQLYLDLTKLNVDAFRNDLDNQAARAAEEAKELNKDQPDELEKVLLAASLVHMSNLYRKAAERIVDDVKNEADQK, via the coding sequence ATGGAAATGGAAAAACTCATTGCGGATAATCAGATTCAATTGGAAGATATCCCGCAGATAGATTTATATATGGATCAAGTGATCCAGCTATTTGAAAATACTTTTGGCAGTACGACGAGAAACGAAGAGGAAAAAGTGCTTACTAAGACAATGATAAATAACTATGCAAAAGGGAAATTATTTTTTCCTGTCAAAAATAAAAAATATTCAAAGGAGCACCTTATTTTAATTGCTTTCATTTATCAGCTTAAAGGAGCTCTATCCATAAACGATATTAAAAGCCTGTTAAATGGCGTCAACACTCAAACAGCAGAAGGAAAGATGGATCTGGACCATTTTTATCAGCTTTACCTCGATTTAACTAAACTTAATGTCGATGCATTTAGGAATGATCTGGATAATCAGGCAGCCAGGGCAGCAGAGGAAGCAAAAGAGCTAAATAAAGATCAGCCAGATGAGCTTGAAAAAGTACTGCTGGCAGCTTCACTGGTTCACATGAGCAACTTATACCGAAAAGCTGCTGAACGCATTGTCGACGATGTAAAAAATGAAGCGGATCAAAAATAG
- a CDS encoding undecaprenyl-diphosphate phosphatase translates to MDFIMILKAIILGFVEGMTEFAPVSSTGHMIIVDDMWLNTKEFLSKYEANTFKVVIQLGSILAVVIIFKERFIEMLGLGGRSKNTEEKQSRLKLSQVIVGLIPAGVLGVLFEDYIDEHLFSTETVLIGLVIGAFLMIFADIFGGKSPKTVSVDQITYKQALSIGLIQCFSLWPGFSRSGSTISGGVLLGLSHRAAADFTFIMAVPIMAGASFLSLIKNLEYFSVDALPFFIAGFISAFVFALISIRFFLKMINKVKLIPFAIYRIVLAGVIYFIFL, encoded by the coding sequence ATGGATTTTATTATGATACTAAAAGCAATTATTTTGGGATTTGTTGAAGGAATGACGGAGTTTGCTCCTGTGTCCTCTACAGGACATATGATTATTGTGGATGACATGTGGCTCAATACAAAAGAGTTTTTGTCAAAATATGAAGCTAATACATTTAAAGTCGTCATTCAGCTCGGTTCCATTTTAGCGGTTGTGATTATTTTTAAAGAACGGTTCATTGAAATGCTCGGTCTTGGGGGAAGGAGCAAAAACACTGAAGAAAAACAAAGCCGTCTGAAATTGTCTCAAGTGATTGTCGGGTTAATTCCTGCCGGGGTTCTTGGAGTGTTGTTTGAGGATTATATTGATGAACACCTGTTTTCAACTGAGACGGTACTGATTGGTTTGGTAATTGGTGCATTTCTGATGATTTTTGCCGATATTTTTGGAGGCAAAAGCCCGAAAACAGTTTCTGTTGATCAAATCACCTACAAACAGGCTTTATCTATTGGATTGATTCAGTGCTTCTCACTTTGGCCAGGTTTCTCACGTTCAGGTTCAACCATTTCAGGCGGCGTGCTGCTTGGCCTGTCGCACCGTGCTGCAGCTGATTTTACTTTTATCATGGCTGTGCCCATCATGGCTGGCGCGAGTTTTCTATCATTAATAAAAAATCTCGAGTACTTTTCAGTCGATGCGCTTCCATTCTTTATTGCAGGCTTCATCAGTGCATTTGTTTTTGCATTGATTTCAATCCGCTTCTTTTTGAAGATGATCAATAAAGTTAAACTTATTCCTTTTGCCATTTACAGAATTGTACTTGCAGGGGTTATATACTTCATATTCCTATAA
- a CDS encoding multicopper oxidase domain-containing protein: MKKGVKYLLASAIGIGLITGCSQGAAPENSLQPEEKVLAAETAQPEAIAPHKDLNQEPIPLKIERVGENEVNVEMTSQITDIEIDKGKFYKAWTFNGEAPGPVVVVNEGDTINFTLKNMDPAIPHSMDFHAVHAAPSKDFSNVQPDETGTFSYPANKPGVFMYHCGTSPVLSHIANGMHGTIIVKPKDGYPTDKEIDREYTIIQNEWYKYNDLEDFTNGVPSHVVFSTKALKEGDPNTNGDTFTLKDKPLLAKVGDKVRIYVNNVGPNEVSSFHVVGTVFDDVYIDGNPYNRYKGLQTVMLPASGGAVVEFTVTKAGSYPIVTHQFNHAQKGAVAILKVTETGEDDGKATMSH, translated from the coding sequence ATGAAAAAAGGAGTAAAATATCTGCTTGCTTCGGCTATAGGCATTGGTTTAATAACGGGATGCAGCCAGGGGGCAGCACCGGAAAATTCCCTTCAGCCTGAGGAAAAGGTTCTGGCGGCAGAAACAGCTCAGCCCGAGGCAATCGCTCCGCATAAAGACTTAAATCAGGAACCCATTCCATTGAAAATTGAAAGAGTCGGGGAGAATGAAGTAAATGTGGAAATGACTTCCCAAATCACGGATATTGAAATCGACAAAGGAAAATTCTATAAAGCATGGACGTTTAATGGTGAAGCACCAGGCCCTGTAGTTGTCGTCAATGAAGGGGACACAATCAATTTCACCTTAAAAAACATGGATCCGGCAATACCTCACAGCATGGACTTTCACGCTGTACACGCAGCTCCTTCAAAAGACTTCTCCAACGTTCAGCCAGATGAAACAGGAACATTCAGTTATCCTGCAAATAAACCAGGCGTGTTTATGTATCATTGCGGAACTTCACCGGTTTTATCACATATAGCAAATGGCATGCACGGAACTATAATTGTAAAGCCTAAAGACGGCTATCCGACTGATAAAGAGATTGATAGAGAATATACAATTATTCAAAACGAATGGTATAAGTACAACGATCTGGAGGATTTTACAAACGGAGTTCCCAGTCATGTGGTTTTCTCCACAAAAGCTTTAAAAGAAGGAGATCCTAATACAAATGGGGATACGTTCACACTTAAGGATAAACCGCTTCTTGCTAAAGTAGGGGATAAAGTGAGGATATATGTAAATAATGTAGGGCCAAATGAAGTAAGCTCTTTCCATGTGGTTGGCACTGTGTTTGATGACGTATACATTGATGGCAACCCTTATAACCGCTATAAAGGTCTCCAAACGGTCATGCTCCCGGCAAGCGGAGGTGCAGTAGTGGAATTTACAGTTACCAAGGCAGGCAGCTATCCAATTGTTACTCATCAATTTAACCATGCACAAAAAGGAGCCGTCGCCATCCTGAAGGTAACTGAGACCGGAGAAGACGACGGCAAGGCTACAATGAGCCATTAA